A segment of the Numida meleagris isolate 19003 breed g44 Domestic line chromosome 21, NumMel1.0, whole genome shotgun sequence genome:
AGCAGGGGAAGAACCAGAGACAGCTGTGAGACCCGGCGCATCCGCTCCCCATCCAATCTTGGATACAAATGGATTATTGCCATTAAAATGACCACCAGAATGGAGAGAAGGTGCAGGCAGAGGAGATCCACCGCAGGAAGCACGCGCATCACAGCCTTCAGGACCCTGGCCCCATTCAGAAGCAAAAGGATTATTGCCACTAGTGAAGACCTGCCCtttgggagcagaggctgcaaAGCGATGGGATGAAGGGATGGCAGCATGGTCAGAacccagggctggggacaccCTGCCCCAGCTGGGGTTAAAGGGGTTCTTGCCGCTCAAAAGCTCTGCagtgaaaggagaaggaagaggtgcAGAAGTAAGGCCTGCAGAGTCTGGTCCTTTCTGTCCCgttttagaaatgaaaggatTGTTGTCACTACTGATGGGGTGCACAGACAGATAAGCAGGAAGGGAATCGGATGCAAGAGTAGGAAGAGTGGCTTTGGTTTCCTCCTCTGAAGACAGGCCCAGTCTGCAAAAGGGACAAAAAACTCGCAGGTCACTTGTGGAGCAACACGAGGCAGCAACAGACAAGCTTCAGCACCAGACTCCACTGCTGCCTGACACTGAGATAAATTACACGGCAAGAGAGCAGAGAGCCCATCTAAGAGACTCAAGTAAACATGCTTAAATGCTCCTCACAAACACCTGATTTATGTCAGAACgcttctgctgccatttgcCAGATGACTGCCATGTCTGCTTTTTAAGCACTGTCTCAACTGCTGCATCCCAAGCACTTTCGTTAGTAAGACACTTCATGTGCAAGATGTTTAAAGAGgaagaagcactgaaaatagAGAGTTAGAGACAGGCAAAACATAGCCTTATTAGTGAGACAAATGTAtttacacacatatatatacatagatacatatatatatgaaatcaCACATACACAACTAGACATATGAAGGAGCAGAATTTCCGAAAAAGCCTTGAGTACAAATGCCACAGATGTACTTGATGTTGCTGTGAACAATGTCAAAAGCAGAAGGGCTCCAAGGTTAACTCTtctgaagaacacagaaaataacagaagggAGAAGCAGAGATGTTAGAACTGATATTTCAGCCCTTGGATATGTTCCAAGCCACGCAGCTCTGACAGAAGAATGTTAGTTTCTGCTAAAGAGCCAGCAAGAAAACTTACCCCAGAATCTGAAAAGATGCTCGCACTCAGAGAACTGCTATTATGGAATCACTTATAGGTAATATCCCTATATCGACCTATTTTTCATATTGAATAATTAATCAAAATGATTGTGACCAATGCCTGGCTCAAAGCCCTCAGgaacccccctccccccacgTAGCACTGCTACAGCACGTCAAGCTCagaagtgctgctctgtggtAGGAAGCACCCTGGCTAAACCTACAAACCACTGCATGTCACTATTTGTATCAGCTTCTGAAGCAAAAGCCACTGACCTGGGTTTGACAGCTTTGGTCTTTGCTGgtgcagctgctttttcagGTTTCCGTTCTTCCTCGAACGGGTTGAGCGGTTGCTTACTTGTGAAGACTTCTGGGCGACTGCCTTCTGAAAGATTTCCTCTGCTTAAATCTGCTGGAGGTTCAAGACATTTGGCCTCTTGttcacttttctcttctgcagctttgtcttcctcttccttctgagTTCTGTCTGGGATGCTTTCAGCATCACCGGTTTTCGCTGCCTCCTTCTTTCCCGTGACCAGGGAAAGCAAGGCAGACTTTTTCTGGTCCGTTTTTTTGGTCTCTTTGGTAACCTCAACACTCACAGGAACACTGGTTTCCACGTACTCCTCACTGCTCAGCAACTTGTATGATGGCAAAGACATAGCTTTAAAGGTCTCCAAGGATGCAGACCCAGACAAAGCATTGCTGGGAGACGTTCTTCCCATCTCCTCAGGTCCTTTAGAAGACCTGGAAGCGAGGTTCTCTTCTGAAGCAAAGACCTGCTTCTTCCTGAAGTTGCgaggagagggggaagaagCTGGAGTGCTGTCCTTCAGGGTGTTCTCTTCCATATAAACATGACTGCCATTGATACACAAACTGGACTTGGAAACTGGATCGCTTTTAGATTTAAGGCCACTAAATAAAGAGAGCCCTTCTTTCTTGGTGTTGCCAGCGGTCGGTTGGTTTAGTTGCCTGTTGTCCAAAGTTGCTGCTTTACGATGTTTAAATAAAGAAGGAGAGGACTTCTCATCTGGGGCAATTTCAAAGgctcctggaaaaaaataaatggggaGAAATTCAAGATTTCTCTGATGCTTGCTGTTAACAGCTCGTTAACTGATCACAGCAACAACACAAGTGTGACTTCACCAGCCACATCCTCAGGGTCTCTTATTGCTGTCAGCCCTCTGCACACTGAGCCTCTCAGCACCCACAACCACCAGATGATCACTGGGAACCACACCACTGCCATGTGCAGGCTTGGCTCACGGCTTCTAAGCCAGCCCAAGGCAAGCTTAGCTGAGAATGTCTGGTATCCTTCATACCTGGAGACGTGCctggtcaggctggacagggctctgagcacctaatggagctgtggtgtccctgttcattgcaggggagctggaccagatggcctttaaaggccccttccaactccatgactctatgactccGAGCACAGCCCCGTGCACGCAGGGTGTGTACTCACGTTCTGAGGTTGGAGAGGTCTCCGAGTCCTCGTCGTCCCACTGCGGCTGGAAGTCGCTGGGCCTGAGCTTGACCTTCGCAGCCAAGGGCTGAGGGGTGGGCAGCACTGACATGGACTGTGAGAGGGAAGTCTTCTGCAGGCCAGGTTTGGAAAACAGCGTTTTGAACTTGgacttcttcttttccttctcgGATGCCTCATCTTCGCTATCAGCCGGGGAGTGCGTGGTGCTGGGCACGATGGCCGAGGCTGTGTCAGAGAACCCGCTGCTCCGCTTCCCCTTCAGCTTGTCCTTCAGCTTGCCAAACGGGGAGCGGGGCTTGTCCTTCATGGACAGGTCGAACATGCTGGCCGTCATGTTGCTCCTCATGAACTGGATGTCCACCTCGATCtcccctctctccttttccttcttccctggCTTGGAGCGCAGTTTGTACCACCTGCAAAAACAACGAGATTTCTTTTGTAAACGGGCTCTTGAGACACACCAACAGCTCAACGCGGGGCGTTGATGTTTTAAGAACGCAAAAAgcccacagcacagaaaaaaagcaaaacctttaATCTTACAGCGACGTCACCATCATATGACCCCAGAAACCACAGGGAAACACTTCTTATTGCGAAGAGAAAGTTACTCGTGAAACTTGTTATTAAACCCAAACAAAAAGACAACCCATGGAATCCACATGGGTCAGCTCTGCcacttttttcctgtactttccTCAGGCTTCCCGAAATTCACAGATTAAGGCTTTGAAGCGGGTGCAAAAGGAGCTGCAGAGTGCTGACACTGTACCAGAAAGGTTACGCATGCCTCCCACACCCTCATACCTTTCATTCCAGCTCCTTTTCAGCAGCTAGCTTAATGCTTCTTAAGCAAAGGAACCCCTAATCAACATAGCAAGAGCAAAAACAAGCGTTACAGAACGTCTGGGACTTCCACTCAGCTCTGTGAGAGAGCAACTGGGTCAAAGCAGGAGATTTGCTACAGACAGACCCTGATCCccttctgaaacacagcacGGAATGGGAACGCTGTGCAAGCACTCAGGGAACCAAGCTGCAAACCCAGCGCCTGCTTGCCTCCACTGCACTTGCTCAAGCCCTGCTCGATATGCCCTCCTCAATGACATTCAAAGCACAGTAGTGCCAGCAAAGGGAAGTTATCAATGCTGCACGCCagggtatttatttattttgtgtctaTTGAGAGAGTTGCAGACGTCCTCCATCCCCTGAGCTGACAGGGAAGGACGCCTGGAGAACGCTGGCAAATGGAAACAGATGGACAGAACTCCATCGAGTTCACACCTCAAGTACTTTACGGTGCACTGGAAGCAATGgaggagaacaagaaaaagcaatttgctttggagaaaaaaaaaaaaaaacaaagcagaagagcataagtgaaggctccaggaagctggcacctccctgggcaccctTCCATTCCCATGCTCGATCCCAGCGAAGCACGGGGCAGATTTTGTTCTGCATCGTGCAGTTTCTAGGAGCTACCCGCGTCCgcataggcaaaaaaaaaaaaaaggtttttattttagctgCAAACAACTGGCACTGTCAGCCACTCCGAAACACAAGCAGCGTTTGGCAAGCGCCCAGGGCACAGCACGCAGCTTGtctgcagcagcccaggctgcacCTGCACGAGCTGCAGGCGGCTGCTGCGCCCGAGCGCTTCTCAGAGCCCCGTGGTGCAGCCCCTCCTGGGGCTGAGTTTTGTCCACGCcgttttctgcatttcttctcctttttagTAGCACGAGGAGCGGCGGAGTGCGAAGCAGCCCTTGGTGCTCCGTGCCATCGCAGCAGCGACGTGATGATGGAAGGAACAGGCTCCGAGCAGGAAATCGAGGGCAAATCAACGCTAATGATGGGGAATACTCTCAGttttcccagcagcaccagagtTATGTTTTTCCACGCTTCTCCCTTGGTCCCAGCACAAAGAAAGGAGCCCACACCGCCTCGCCAACCTTCACTGGCTGCAGGCACATTGGGGCTCAGCATGTAAACACATTACAGCCTGACGCAGCCTCTAATGACAGCTACGTGGTAATTAGGACTTCACAAGCTTTGTTAACAAACATGACCCAGACCTAAGCATCGACCAAACCGGTGCGAACACCAGATCCGTGCAGGACAGCCGCAGGAGGAAGGTGACTCACCGCTGCTTCAGACCACAGCACAAAGAGCTGGTGCTGCCCCACGCTCCCGGGAGCCACCCCGGGGGTTTCAGGGCACTGCGGGAGTGTTTGTGTTCAAAGGTGCAAGCATGACACAGAGCTGGCACTGGCTATTAAAGGAGACACCTTCCTGCTCGGCGTCTAACAGGCAGCAGTGACATGAGCCCACAGAACACTGAATTATCCGCTCTTACACAAGATTAAGCGCTGCTAAGtattcattaagaaaaatacacgAGCCCTGGCAGCACGGTGCCTCCGTTCCCCGCCTGAACAAGGAGATGTTGCAAACGCAGAGTTTCTTCAGACATCTTTGTCGTTCCCAGTGTGACCTGCCAGCGCTCCCACGTAAATATTTAAAGAGGGAAGCTGAGCTCCGGGCACCCAGCGATGCCGCAGTGGTGGGGGACAGAACCCCGCTGAGCTCCACGCCGTTGTGTCCCCACGGGGCACAGCGGCCCCGTTGCAGCCCAGGGGATGTCACCCAATCCCTGGGCCCCCGGGGTTGTGCCCTGATCATCCCCTCAGCCCCACGCTTCCCTCGGGTGATCCCGACAGCCCCACAGCGACCACCCCGCAGCTCCGTGCAGAGGACCCCCGGGATCACTCGAGTCCCTCCGAGGGCCCCCGTGCTCCGAGAGCCTCTCGGGGTCCCCCCACGTCCCCTCAGAGCCTTCCAAGGGTCCTCAGCGACCCCGGGAGCCCTCGAGGCGCTCCGCATCCCCCCCGGGCCGGCCCCCCCCGCACCTGCTGTGCCGCCGGCCGCCGTCCTCCCTCAGCGCCGCCAGATCGACCTCGGCGCGGCCCAGGAACTTGTCGAGGCCGACCAGGGCGCGGTGCAGCACGGTGAGGCGCAGGGCGGCGGGGCGGGACGGCGGCGGCAGCTCGAAGGTGGCCTCCTCCCGCCACACCGGGCGGCCCTGGCAGCGCTCGGCCACCGACGTGGAGAACTTGTCGCGGCCCAGCGCCATCACGGCGTACGCGTCGCTGCCGCCCTGCCCCTCGGCCGCCTTGGCCCGCAGCCCCCGCGCCTGCAGCACCGTCACCTGCACGTGGGTGGGCACCCAGCGCGGGGCCGGGGTCGGGCCCGCCGCCGACATGGCGGGCGGCGCGGATCGGTGCTGTGCGGTGCGGGGCGGCGCGGATCGGGGCTATACAATGCGGGGCAATCGGGAgcggggcggagcggagcgcCCCGGGTGCGGTGTGGGGCGTGCCGCNNNNNNNNNNNNNNNNNNNNNNNNNNNNNNNNNNNNNNNNNNNNNNNNNNNNNNNNNNNNNNNNNNNNNNNNNNNNNNNNNNNNNNNNNNNNNNNNNNNNNNNNNNNNNNNNNNNNNNNNNNNNNNNNNNNNNNNNNNNNNNNNNNNNNNNNNNNNNNNNNNNNNNNNNNNNNNNNNNNNNNNNNNNNNNNNNNNNNNNNNNNNNNNNNNNNNNNNNNNNNNNNNNNNNNNNNNNNNNNNNNNNNNNNNNNNNNNNNNNNNNNNNNNNNNNNNNNNNNNNNNNNNNNNNNNNNNNNNNNNNNNNNNNNNNNNNNNNNNNNNNNNNNNNNNNNNNNNNNNNNNNNNNNNNNNNNNNNNNNNNNNNNNNNNNNNNNNNNNNNNNNNNNNNNNNNNNNNNNNNNNNNNNNNNNNNNNNNNNNNNNNNNNNNNNNNNNNNNNNNNNNNNNNNNNNNNNNNNNNNNNNNNNNNNNNNNNNNNNNNNNNNNNNNNNNNNNNNNNNNNNNNNNNNNNNNNNNNNNNNNNNNNNNNNNNNNNNNNNNNNNNNNNNNNNNNNNNNNNNNNNNNNNNNNNNNNNNNNNNNNNNNNNNNNNNNNNNNNNNNNNNNNNNNNNNNNNNNNNNNNNNNNNNNNNNNNNNNNNNNNNNNNNNNNNNNNNNNNNNNNNNNNNNNNNNNNNNNNNNNNNNNNNNNNNNNNNNNNNNNNNNNNNNNNNNNNNNNNNNNNNNNNNNNNNNNNNNNNNNNNNNNNNNNNNNNNNNNNNNNNNNNNNNNNNNNNNNNNNNNNNNNNNNNNNNNNNNNNNNNNNNNNNNNNNNNNNNNNNNNNNNNNNNNNNNNNNNNNNNNNNNNNNNNNNNNNNNNNNNNNNNNNNNNNNNNNNNNNNNNNNNNNNNNNNNNNNNNNNNNNNNNNNNNNNNNNNNNNNNNNNNNNNNNNNNNNNNNNNNNNNNNNNNNNNNNNNNNNNNNNNNNNNNNNNNNNNNNNNNNNNNNNNNNNNNNGTGGCTTTGCCCACCACTTCTGCTCTCCCCTCTGGGCCATGGCTGagctcagctcctccagcagccggAATTAAGTATGAAAACAGCAGTTCTGGAGCTGTGTCCCTGCCTTTGCCAGAGCGGAGCCCATCAGCTATAAATAGCCAGCTCCATTAGGTACACAATGTGCAATCACAGGCGGTGCAAATTGAGGCTCAAGCCCTCAGCAAATTGCACCCAGGCAGCGGCCAAATGAGCCAGGGAAGGGGTCAGCGTGGCTTCTGCTGCCCACAGCTTCTTGGAACGGGGACAGCTGCAGGGGCGTGGGTCACGGggccagggagctgcagggacagctgagCACCTTTTGGTGTCTAAAGgggctggaaggaagaaagggacaAACTCCTCCgtggggtctgttgtgacaggacaaggggaaatggtttcaaggTAAAAGAGAGACATTCAGGCTGAgcataaggaagaagttgtttacaataagggtgctgaggcactggcacaggtcATTCAGAGAGGTGCGACCTGGCACCATTCAAGGTCAGGCGGGATGGGGTTCTGAGCATCTGACAGAGCTGTGGGCTTCCCTATTCatggcaggggagctggaccagatggcctttaatcatcccttccagctcaaacagCCCTGCAGTTCGGTGAGCCCACCATTCCATGAccctgagcacagctctgtgcactgCCATCCTGCTGGGAAACGCCCGCTGTGACCATCTCATGAGAAATTCCATTCCCAGCACCCAATCATGGATTTAATGAAAGTCATGCTATTAAATTAACCCGACAGGCAGCGAACTACGGCCCTAAACGTCGCTCCATCCCAACGCCTCCTGGCTCTCCCGTGGGCTTATTTCATTCATTCAGGACAAGGGCACCCCAGCGCCGGTGCCgggctcagagcacagcagcagcacagtggctGGCCGGGAGGATGCGGGGCTCGCAGGAGAACATCTTGCGCAGCTCCCCGCGGAAACGGTCGTGCAGCCACGCGTAGAGGAAGGGGTTGCAGCAGGCGGAGCTCATGGCGAACCAGTGGCACATCAGCTGGATGAGCAGGAAGTAGTGCTTGTCGATGAGGTCGATGTCGATGTCGCGGATGATGTTGAAGACGTGGATGGGCAGCCAGCACACCCCGAAGGCGGCCACCACCAGCACGATGAGGCGGAAgatcttcctcttcctcaagCGGTCTGACTCAGCCTGGCTCTGCGTGGGGTGCCCGGGCACCACGCGGTTGCGCAGCTTCACCGAGATGCAGAGGTAGGACAGGGAGACGGCGGAGAGGGGCAGGATGTAGGTGACGATCAGCGTGCCGTAGGCGTAGGCCAGgcgctgctcctcctgctccatccAGAACTCCTCGCAGATGGCGAAGCCCTGCTGCTGGAACTCCACGTGGTACGTGTGGGCCACCGCGGGGGCCACCAGCGTGCAGGACAGCAGCCAGATGGCTCCCACCACGTAGATGCAGCTGGTGAGCGAGAGGCGCTTCTTCAGGGGGTGCACGGTGGCGTAGTACCTGCGGGGGAGAGCACCCCGTCACCCCTTGaagtgtggggctggagggtTAGGGCACGTTTCCAACCCCTCTCCCTACTGGCATGCCCAAGGGCTTGCAGCAAGCAAGCCCTCAGCTCGTCTTCATGGCAGTGCTGGGATTTCACCTggctccttcctgctctgccctgcgTAGCAGCTGTGCCCCAGTGATGGAGAGACTGAACCCTCTTGCCTGGgggcagggctcagccccactgcagcgCCTGCTGCCCCAGAGCTGGGCATGGGCTGGGAGTGCAGCAGAGCTCCAGCTGGGGTGTGCCACAGCTGGAGGGTTTGGAATGAAACCACGCAAGATGAAGCACAGCCATGATTCATGGTGAGGACTATAATTTCATGGATGCCTCTGTAGTGGGAAGAGCTCCAGTTTCTGTTTTCACCcccaaaa
Coding sequences within it:
- the RAB11FIP1 gene encoding rab11 family-interacting protein 1 isoform X1 yields the protein MSAAGPTPAPRWVPTHVQVTVLQARGLRAKAAEGQGGSDAYAVMALGRDKFSTSVAERCQGRPVWREEATFELPPPSRPAALRLTVLHRALVGLDKFLGRAEVDLAALREDGGRRHSRWYKLRSKPGKKEKERGEIEVDIQFMRSNMTASMFDLSMKDKPRSPFGKLKDKLKGKRSSGFSDTASAIVPSTTHSPADSEDEASEKEKKKSKFKTLFSKPGLQKTSLSQSMSVLPTPQPLAAKVKLRPSDFQPQWDDEDSETSPTSERAFEIAPDEKSSPSLFKHRKAATLDNRQLNQPTAGNTKKEGLSLFSGLKSKSDPVSKSSLCINGSHVYMEENTLKDSTPASSPSPRNFRKKQVFASEENLASRSSKGPEEMGRTSPSNALSGSASLETFKAMSLPSYKLLSSEEYVETSVPVSVEVTKETKKTDQKKSALLSLVTGKKEAAKTGDAESIPDRTQKEEEDKAAEEKSEQEAKCLEPPADLSRGNLSEGSRPEVFTSKQPLNPFEEERKPEKAAAPAKTKAVKPRLGLSSEEETKATLPTLASDSLPAYLSVHPISSDNNPFISKTGQKGPDSAGLTSAPLPSPFTAELLSGKNPFNPSWGRVSPALGSDHAAIPSSHRFAASAPKGQVFTSGNNPFASEWGQGPEGCDARASCGGSPLPAPSLHSGGHFNGNNPFVSKIGWGADAPGLTAVSGSSPAGLPGDEDNSSAGLAADLSCSAITASGGSSSVALTRNINAVPNPPGTAPVNPGVAPKNQCDSAQVQVDPSLNRSKLVLFPENGAEQAPSSDSELKEKQGVLNEKRRGEHSPTSEPQEAPAKNESSSPVGSVKAALGAHTWSPQEAAAGRAGGEGAVTPQPAPRLSLMQKCPPVSQADELSDVPSEEAEGPASGLPFQNEKAPGAHGCLPQNGSVTALVPPVKLRADSSDRRMKKEGDEDLFDSLTNLKSALPVAGDHGVRLAALPAIPEAGSDDELQGDWQENHGVAADDQNVSESVDRMPLHENQRESSDSSAAGTVTLSAGGGSALPVLPAGGQGHGVSNQTPESGMTSHSSEHSRCFEKGVISSGVEERAESDFFEPSVSSSSLSCSSQPCSSFRSLSSDTPSQRAESPKKPAAEGFADKAGNSGKKKLLQAWVSPSETYPNQTQQSGETMSPKHRLHPVKPMNSTANKSQSKDLNVISAMNEKLLEMNIKKYNPSDPAYVYAQLTHDELIQLVLKQKDTITKKDLQVRELEDYIDNLLVRVMEETPNILRVSTSGNRKAGKM
- the RAB11FIP1 gene encoding rab11 family-interacting protein 1 isoform X2, with the protein product MSAAGPTPAPRWVPTHVQVTVLQARGLRAKAAEGQGGSDAYAVMALGRDKFSTSVAERCQGRPVWREEATFELPPPSRPAALRLTVLHRALVGLDKFLGRAEVDLAALREDGGRRHSRWYKLRSKPGKKEKERGEIEVDIQFMRSNMTASMFDLSMKDKPRSPFGKLKDKLKGKRSSGFSDTASAIVPSTTHSPADSEDEASEKEKKKSKFKTLFSKPGLQKTSLSQSMSVLPTPQPLAAKVKLRPSDFQPQWDDEDSETSPTSERAFEIAPDEKSSPSLFKHRKAATLDNRQLNQPTAGNTKKEGLSLFSGLKSKSDPVSKSSLCINGSHVYMEENTLKDSTPASSPSPRNFRKKQVFASEENLASRSSKGPEEMGRTSPSNALSGSASLETFKAMSLPSYKLLSSEEYVETSVPVSVEVTKETKKTDQKKSALLSLVTGKKEAAKTGDAESIPDRTQKEEEDKAAEEKSEQEAKCLEPPADLSRGNLSEGSRPEVFTSKQPLNPFEEERKPEKAAAPAKTKAVKPRLHPVKPMNSTANKSQSKDLNVISAMNEKLLEMNIKKYNPSDPAYVYAQLTHDELIQLVLKQKDTITKKDLQVRELEDYIDNLLVRVMEETPNILRVSTSGNRKAGKM
- the LOC110387056 gene encoding prolactin-releasing peptide receptor-like, which translates into the protein MEPGSDGANASTYGLVLQSRPNGSTQFTGVQLIQSFKPLIIPCYALVVLVGIFGNYLLLYVICKSKKMHNVTNFFIGNLAFSDMLMCATCVPFTLAYAFNPQGWIFGKFLCYFVFLMQPMTVYVSVFTLTAIAVDRYYATVHPLKKRLSLTSCIYVVGAIWLLSCTLVAPAVAHTYHVEFQQQGFAICEEFWMEQEEQRLAYAYGTLIVTYILPLSAVSLSYLCISVKLRNRVVPGHPTQSQAESDRLRKRKIFRLIVLVVAAFGVCWLPIHVFNIIRDIDIDLIDKHYFLLIQLMCHWFAMSSACCNPFLYAWLHDRFRGELRKMFSCEPRILPASHCAAAVL